One Acidobacteriota bacterium genomic window carries:
- a CDS encoding RNA polymerase sigma factor: MTANDAELLRLMTDGDEQAFTALYRRHQGFIYRFALLMSGQASLAEEATQEVFLALLHQAHRFDPARGSLPAYLCGTARHHVLRLLARERPYVQLVEETDEDEAVPRALLKAGDDPLRDCTRNEAIKLVRQAVLALPARYREVIVLCDFQELSYADAALALDCPVGTVNSRLHRGHALLLKKLRAAGKLDAATPAAQGMRCFA; the protein is encoded by the coding sequence ATGACTGCTAACGATGCCGAACTGTTGCGTTTGATGACGGACGGCGATGAGCAAGCCTTCACGGCGCTCTATCGGCGGCATCAGGGGTTCATCTACCGGTTCGCGCTCTTGATGAGCGGGCAGGCGAGTCTGGCGGAAGAAGCCACGCAAGAGGTCTTTCTGGCCTTGCTGCATCAGGCGCATAGGTTTGATCCGGCGCGCGGTTCGCTTCCGGCGTACTTATGCGGCACGGCCCGCCATCACGTCCTGCGTTTGCTGGCACGCGAGCGGCCTTACGTTCAGCTTGTGGAAGAAACTGACGAGGACGAAGCCGTCCCCCGCGCGCTGCTCAAAGCCGGGGACGATCCGCTCCGCGATTGCACGCGCAACGAAGCCATCAAACTGGTTCGCCAGGCCGTCCTGGCCTTGCCCGCGCGTTACCGCGAAGTGATCGTGTTGTGCGACTTCCAAGAGTTGAGTTATGCGGATGCGGCGCTGGCGTTGGACTGTCCGGTCGGCACGGTGAACTCGCGGTTGCATCGCGGGCACGCTTTGTTACTTAAGAAACTGCGCGCGGCGGGCAAGCTGGACGCGGCTACGCCCGCCGCGCAAGGGATGAGGTGTTTTGCATGA